The segment GCCCCCCGCCGCGCCTCCCCAGCCCCCGCCCGCTCCGAGGAGCGCACCGGTCGCGCCCCCGGCCCGTCCCGCTCCTCCGGTCGCGCGCCCGGCCCAGCCGGTGCCCCCGGCTCAGCCGCGACCGGTCGCCCCGACCCCACGTCCCGTTGCCACACCCACGCCTGCTCCGGCCCCCACCCTGGCCCAGCGGGTCGCGGCGGCCAAGCCCGCCACCGGCTCGATCGAGGCGGCGGTGGCGATGCCCGCCAACGCCAACCTCAACGACCTGCCCGAGGCCGAGCGGCTTCACCGGATCAAGGCCGCCGTCCACGACCGGATCATCGGCGAGCTGGGCGAGCGCGCCAATGAGCTCGACAAAGAAGCGATCAGCCAGCGGGCAACCGAGGTCCTCGACGCCTACCTGAGCGCCCGCCGGGTCACCCTCACCACTCAGACTCGTGCGCAGCTGTTGGGAGCGCTACTGGCCGATATCCTCGGCTTCGGTCCGCTCGACATCTTGCTCGCCGACGAGACGATCTCCGACATCATGGTCAACGGCCCCTTCAAGGTCTATATCGAGCGCGGCAACAAGATGCAGCGCGCGGCCATCAAGTTCGACAGCGACGCCCACCTGATGCAGATCATCTCGCGCATCGTCACCGGCGTCGGCCGCCGCGTCGACGAAAGCTCGCCGATGGTTGATGCTCGCCTTCCCGACGGTTCCCGCGTCAACGTCATCATCCCCCCGCTGGCCGTGAAGGGCGCGTCGATGACCATCCGCAAGATGCGAAAGGACCCACTCCAGATCGAGGATTTGATCCGGAACAACACGTTGACGCAGGAGATGGCGACCTTCCTCAAGGCTTGCGTCAATGCCCGCATGAACATCATCGTGGCCGGCGGTGGCTCCTCAGGAAAGACCACTACGCTCAACGTGCTCTCCGGCTTCATCCCAAGCGACGAACGCATCATCACCGTCGAGGATGCCGCGGAGTTGCAGCTGCGCCAGATTCACGTCATCAACCTCGAGTCGCGGCCGACCAACGTGGAAGGTAAAGGTGGGGTCAGCATCCGCGACCTCGTCATCAACACCCTCCGAATGCGGCCCGACCGGATCGTCGTCGGCGAGGTTCGTAGCGGCGAGGCGCTGGACATGCTCCAGGCCATGAACACCGGCCATGATGGCTCGTTGACTACAGTCCACTCGAACACGCCTCGAGACACGATCTCTCGACTCGAGACGCTGGTATTGATGGCTGGCATGGAACTCCCCTCCCGCGCCATCCGGGAACAGATCGCCTCGGCAATCAACATCATCATTCAGCAGAACCGATTGCGGGACGGCTCGCGCAAGATCACCTACATTTCGGAGGTGACGGGGATCGAGGGAGACCAGATCTCCCTCCAGGACATCTTCGTCTACAAACAATCCGGATACGAGAACGGGAAGGTCACTGGGATGCTGACCGCCACCGGGGCCATCCCGAAGATGATGGAAACGCTCGAGTCGACCGGCAACGCCGTGCCCCTCAGCTTTTTCGATCCGCACCCCGACAGCGGCTTCGTCCGCCCGAAGCGGCTCCACGTCGTCCACAACGCGGCCTAAACCCGCCACTTGTGACGTGCGGCATAGCGGAAATCCGCGGCGCGCCTCAAGCTGGGCTCCGTCAGAGTTAGTTGGAGGACCGGATCATGGGTAATTTGCTTTCGATGGGCGAGATCCTCTTTCGCTGGTATGGGTTCTCGGACTTGCTGGACGCGCTTCGCCTCGACTCCCTGCGCGTTCGCTTTAGCCCGCTATCGCGGCGCCCGCTTTCCGGCCGCGAATTTCAAACGCCTCGACGGGCCGCGCCAGTCCTCGGAGCTTGACGAGGCCTCGCGGGACAGCCTCAACGTGGTCCTGGACCAGCGCATAGGTGGTTGCCCCCGACAGGATTCCGCCGGGCGGGGCTTCCACCTGCAAGCGTGACGCAACGTTTACTGGGGATCCTAGGGCTGTGTAGATGCGCAGCCCCTGGCTCCCAAAAACGCCGAGTGTGCAGTAGCCGGTGTTTACGCCGATGCGTAGACGTGGTTCGACCGAGATCCCGCGCGCGCGCCACGATGGGGCGAGGGCGATGATCGCTTCTTGCATCGCCAGGGCGCAGTCGACCGCAGCTCGAGCGTGCGCCCGTTCCGGAAGTGGCTTCGGGGCTCCGAAGATAACGAGGATGCCGTCCCCGAGAAAGCTGTTGACCGCGCCGCCGTGAACACCAGCGACAGCGGCCATCTCAGTGAGGCACTGATTGAGTGCGGGCGACAGGTCCTCGGGTTCGAGCCGATCAGCAAGATCGGTGAATCCGACGAGGTCGCCGAACAAGACGGAAACCTTTCGTCGCTCGAAGGTGTCAGGCCGATCCACCTCGCCTCGAAGCACCTGGTCGGCATGTCCCGGAAGTACGCGTGTGTCGCCCGTCTGCAGTAGGACCTGGTTGACAAGGGTCATGGAGTTGGCCACGGTGGCCATCGCGAGACTCCACAGCAGGACGTCAACCGCCGAGAACGGCTTGTTGAAGAAAGCGGCCGCCACTCCCTGAAGGCCAAGGAAACCCGCGACAAAAAGCGCGGTTGAATAGATCGCGCCCAGGGCTCCGTCCACCGCCACCGCTTCGATCAGGATCGTCGCGTAAAAGGCATACAGAGCCGCCGGCGGAGCTCCCGAAAAGACGAGCAGCAGCGCGAAGTAGGACGCGACATCAATCAGGGTGACCGCCCGCATCACCCAGGGAATGGCGTCGTTATTCAGGCGCGTAAGCGCGACCGATGCCGGTCCGTTATACGCGGCGACCCAGAGCAGCAGAAGCGCTAGGAGGGCGGGGTTCTTTGGCGGCTGGAGGAGGCCGACAAGAGCAATCACGGCAAAGCCCGCAGCCCAGCGGAAGAGGGCAAAGATCTTTCCCAGGTAGCGAATCTGCGGAACCGTCAGCCGGCTCGAGCTCGACGGCAACATCAGGCGGATGAGCTCGGCCGCCCCTATACCGCTTGCGCGCCGCTCTGTTGACACGGCCCCCACCTGTTTGCCACCCGGTGACGCGCGAGGTTCGGGTGGCGCGAACCACTATGCGTGGCGAGTATCCCGCCGATTCGGGCCGTTGTCAACGATGCCGGAGTCCTGAGACTGGACTCAGTCGGATGGCGACTATATTCAGACCATGCCGGCCAGGGAGGCCACGCCGTTCTCGCTGGAGCTCGACCGGCGGGTAGAGGAGGGCGCACTGGGCACGCTCTACGAGAAGCTGCCCGAGGACCACGTCCGCTGCTACGCCTGCGCGCACCGCTGCCTGATCAAGGATGGCCTGCGGGGCATCTGCAAGGTCCGCTACAACCGCGCCGGAACGCTGATGGTGCCGCGCGGGTACGTCGGCGCTCTCCAGTGTGACCCGATCGAGAAGAAGCCGTTCTTCCACGCCTTTCCGGGGACGGACGCCCTCACCTTCGGGATGCTCGGATGTGACCTGCACTGCGGGTACTGCCAGAACTGGGTCACGTCGCAGGCCCTGCGCGATCCCGGGGCGCTTGCCGATCCAATGGATGTCACGCCGGGTCAGTTGGTCGACATTGCGCAACGGCATGGCGCCAGGGTGGTCGCCACCTCTTACAACGAGCCGCTGATCACCTCGGAGTGGGCCGTCGAGGTCTTCAAGGAGGCGCGGCCGCGCGGTTTCATGACGGCCTACATCTCGAACGGCAACGCGACCAGGGAGGTGCTCGAGTACATCCGGCCGTGGACAGACCTCTACAAGATCGACCTCAAGTCATTCCGCGACAAGAACTACCGGTCGCTGGGCGGCAAGCTGGAGAACATCGTCAACGGCATCCAGATGGTGCACGAGATGGGCTTCTGGCTGGAGATCGTGACGCTGATTATCCCGGGCTTCAACGACGGCGACGAAGAGCTGGGCGATATCGCGCGGTTCCTCAGCGGCTTGTCGCCCAGCATCCCTTGGCACGTCACCGCCTTCCACAAGGACTACAAGATGCGCGACCCCGACAACACCACGGCCGAGACCCTGCTTCGTGCCGCCCGCATCGGCGAGGCGGCCGGACTGCAGTACATCTACGCCGGCAACCTGCCGGGCCGGGTGGGCCGCTACGAAGACACCCGCTGCCCCCGCTGCCAGACCACCCTGATTCGCCGGTCCGGCTACCGCATCCTGGAAGACAGGCTCACCGGCCGGGGAAGCTGCCTCATTTGCGGGCAGCCCATCCCAGGGGTTTGGCGGCCACCGACTTAAGGCACCACGCACTACAATCAACGCTGGTCGTGCCAACTGAACTCAGCCGCCGGGAGTTTTCCTGGGTCCTCGGCGGCCCCCAGGGTGGGGGCATCAACGCCTCAGCGGAGATCTATGCCAAGGCGCTCAGCCACGGCGGCCTCCACGTCTTCGCCAACATCGAGTTCCACTCGAACATCATGGGTAAGCACAGCTACTACCGGGTCACGGCCGCGCCGGTACCGGTCCATTCCCACATCGACGAGATCCACATGCTGGTGGCGCTGGACCAGGAGTCCCTCTTCGGCGACGCCCCCGAGCGCAAGCACTATCCCAGCCACACGGGTCACGTCCACCAGGTGGCGCGCGGCGGCGGCGTCATCTACGACGCTGACCTGAAGATCGACCCGGGCCGGTTCGGTCGCGACGACATCAACCTCTATCCGATCCCCTTTTTCGAGGTCCTGGAAGAGGCCCTGAAAGAGGTGGGGAAGGGCGGTCAGTCGCGCAAGTACATCGTCATGCGCAACACGGTGGCCCTGGGTGCGTCGATCGGCATCTCCGGTTACGACGAGGAACTGCTCTTCGATGCGATTCGCAACGAGTTCAAAGGCCGGAAGGCGGAAGCGGCCGAGATGAACGTGGCGGCGGTCCGGGCTGCGGCCGCCTACGCGCGCAGCCAGTTCAAGACCAAGCCCGAGCGCCGGCTGTTGCCGGTCCCGGTCGAAAGCCGAAAAGACCGGATGTTGATCAAAGGCTTCCAGGCGGTGGGCATCGCCAAGCTCAAGGCGGGCCTCGGCATGCAGACCTACTACCCGATCAGCCCCGCGACCGACGAGAGTGTCTATTTGGAGCAGAAGGGTCCCCAGTATCAGTGCACGGTCGTCCAGTGCGAGGACGAGATCGCCAGCATCAACATGGCGATCGGCGCGGCGCACATGGGCGTGCGGGCCGCAACGTCCACCGCTGGCCCGGGCTTCGCCTTGATGTCGGAAGGGTTCGGCTTCGCGGCCATCACGGAGGCTCCCGGCCCGGTCGTCTTCCTCTGGCAGCGTGGCGGGCCGAGCACCGGCCTCCCCACCCGCACCGAGCAGGCTGACCTGCAATTCGCGCTGCATCCCGCGCACGGCGACTTCCCGCACATCGTCGTGGCGCCGGGCGATATCGACGAATCCTTCACTGACAGCTTCGAGAGCTTTAACTGGGCCGATCGCTATCAAATGCCGGTGGTCGTGCTGCTCGAGAAGTTCCTGGCCTCATCAATGTTCAGCAACGATGGCATCGACATGAGCAAGCTGAAGATCGATCGCGGACTGATCCATCAACCGGTGGACGCTGACGGTGATGGCTACCGCCGCCACGCCATCACCGCGGACGGCATCAGTCCGCGCACCATACCAGGAATGCCCGGCGGGATCTTCTCGACCACCAGCGACGAGCACGACCCCGAGGGCCATATCACCGAAGGCATCGAAAACCGCATCGCCATGATGCGCAAACGGATGGCCAAGCTCGAAACGGCCGCCCGCGAGATTCCGGCCTCGTCAAAGTTCACCCTGCACGGTCCGCGGCAGGCCGACATGACACTGGTGGCGTGGGGAGCGACCAAGGGTGCCATCGTCGACGCCATGAGCGAGCTCGAGAACGACGGCCGCTCGGTGAACTTCCTGCAGATCCGCCTGATGCGGCCCTTCCCGGCGGATGCCGTGGCGGCGATCCTTCGCAACGCCAGGCTAACGGTGCTGATCGAAAACAACTATTCGGCGCAGCTCGGTGCCCTGATTTCCGAGCAGACCGGTATCGCGCTCGACCACCACGTACTGAAGTACGACGGCCGGCCCTTTTCGCGCAACGAGATCGTCGAGGGCGTGCGGTCGGCCCTGTCGGAGCAAAAGAAGGAGGTCATGGTGTCCCATGCCTGAGGCCGCGGCCGCCGCTCCCAAGAAGTTTGCGCTGCAGGAATACAAGACCGAGGTCCATGTCGACTGGTGTCCTGGTTGTGGCGACTTCGGCATCCTGAGCTCGATCCAGCAGGCACTCTTCCAGCTCCAGATCCCGCCCTATAAGGTCGCGATGATCTCCGGGATCGGCTGCTCCGGCAAGACACCGCATTACATCGATACCTACGGCCTGCATACGCTCCACGGGCGGGCGCTGCCGGTCGCGACCGGCGCCAAGCTGGCCAACAACCAGCTGACGGTGGTCGCCGTGGGCGGCGATGGGGATGGCTATGGCATCGGCGCCGGCTACTTCGTCAATAGCGGCCGTCGCAACGTCGACATGACCTACATCGTGTTCAACAACGGCGTCTACGGGCTGACAAAAGGCCAGGCCTCGCCCACGCTCGCGAAAGGGTCGAAGACGAAATCGATGCCGGAAGCTTCGATCCAGGAAGGGGTAAACCCGATCGCCCTCGCGCTCGGTGCTGGATACACCTGGATCGGACGCGGCTACGCCCTCGATGTCAAGAACCTGGTCTCGTTGGTGGTGCAGGCAATCAGCCACAAAGGGACCTCGTTCCTGGACGTCTTCCAGACCTGCCCGGTCTACAACGACCTGCGCACCAAGGAGTGGTACGCCGGCGAGGATATCGGTCGAACCCGCATTCGGAAGCTGGACGCCGACGCAAAATGGGATCCGATTGTGAAGGACCCAGCGAGCATCGACGAGATCGTGGAGAAAAAGGGCCTCGCGCTGCGAGCCTCCTACGAGACCGGTGACAGCCTGGCGACGGGCGTCTTCTACTCCATTCAGCTGCCGACCTACGATGAGCAGCTGGCCATGAAGGTCCCGGCACTCAAAGATCACCCGCTCGTCGACCTCCCGCTCTACCAGCGGGACGTCGATCCCCTCTTCGCCGAGCTGGCGTAGCGGCGCGCGGCCCCGGGCTGCCGGTGGACCTTCGTCTTCTCGCCGTCAGCGATGAGGTCGAGCCGCAGCTGGTCGACGAGCGGACGGTCGCGGCGCAGGGTCACATCGACCTCGTGATCGGCTGTGGGGACCTGCCGGCCGACTACCTCGACGTGTTGTCCACGGTCTACGCGGCGCCCTTACTCTTCGTGCGCGGCAATCACGACCTGCCAGGACGCCAGGGTGACTACCCGCTTGCCGCCGAGATCGACGGGCGAATCGTAAGGGAGCAGGGGCTGCTGATCGCCGGGCTCGAGGGCTCGATCCGCTACAGCGACGGTCCTCACCAGTACACCGAGGGGCAGATGATGGCCAAGGTGCTGGCGCTCCGCGTCCGGCTCGGGCCGCGGTGCCTCGATATCCTGATCACCCATGGCCCGCCTGCTGGGGTCAACGACGCCACCGATGCACCCCACCGCGGGCTCAAGGCGGTGCGCCGAGCGGTCGAGTGGATGCGCCCACGCCTCCTCCTCCACGGGCACATCCATCCCTACGGTCGCGAGATACCGCGTGAGGCCGTGCTGGGCGAGACGCGCGTGATCAACGTCGTCGGCCACCGGCTGATCGAGCTCGCTCCGCGATGAAACAAATGAGGGCCCGGGCCGATTTCGAGACGGCCCGCATCCAGGCCTTCCTGCGTGACGCCGGCATAGTGATCCGCGGTGATCCCAGGCCCCTGCTCTCCTTCGACGAGGTGCGCCGTGCCGCCCGGCTCGAAGGGCAGTCGTACCGCGGGCTGAAGGACATCCCGATCGATGACATTCGCGGCTCGGTAGGGCGCCCGAACGACT is part of the Candidatus Dormiibacterota bacterium genome and harbors:
- a CDS encoding CpaF family protein, producing MPANANLNDLPEAERLHRIKAAVHDRIIGELGERANELDKEAISQRATEVLDAYLSARRVTLTTQTRAQLLGALLADILGFGPLDILLADETISDIMVNGPFKVYIERGNKMQRAAIKFDSDAHLMQIISRIVTGVGRRVDESSPMVDARLPDGSRVNVIIPPLAVKGASMTIRKMRKDPLQIEDLIRNNTLTQEMATFLKACVNARMNIIVAGGGSSGKTTTLNVLSGFIPSDERIITVEDAAELQLRQIHVINLESRPTNVEGKGGVSIRDLVINTLRMRPDRIVVGEVRSGEALDMLQAMNTGHDGSLTTVHSNTPRDTISRLETLVLMAGMELPSRAIREQIASAINIIIQQNRLRDGSRKITYISEVTGIEGDQISLQDIFVYKQSGYENGKVTGMLTATGAIPKMMETLESTGNAVPLSFFDPHPDSGFVRPKRLHVVHNAA
- a CDS encoding adenylate/guanylate cyclase domain-containing protein, which codes for MSTERRASGIGAAELIRLMLPSSSSRLTVPQIRYLGKIFALFRWAAGFAVIALVGLLQPPKNPALLALLLLWVAAYNGPASVALTRLNNDAIPWVMRAVTLIDVASYFALLLVFSGAPPAALYAFYATILIEAVAVDGALGAIYSTALFVAGFLGLQGVAAAFFNKPFSAVDVLLWSLAMATVANSMTLVNQVLLQTGDTRVLPGHADQVLRGEVDRPDTFERRKVSVLFGDLVGFTDLADRLEPEDLSPALNQCLTEMAAVAGVHGGAVNSFLGDGILVIFGAPKPLPERAHARAAVDCALAMQEAIIALAPSWRARGISVEPRLRIGVNTGYCTLGVFGSQGLRIYTALGSPVNVASRLQVEAPPGGILSGATTYALVQDHVEAVPRGLVKLRGLARPVEAFEIRGRKAGAAIAG
- the amrS gene encoding AmmeMemoRadiSam system radical SAM enzyme, with amino-acid sequence MPAREATPFSLELDRRVEEGALGTLYEKLPEDHVRCYACAHRCLIKDGLRGICKVRYNRAGTLMVPRGYVGALQCDPIEKKPFFHAFPGTDALTFGMLGCDLHCGYCQNWVTSQALRDPGALADPMDVTPGQLVDIAQRHGARVVATSYNEPLITSEWAVEVFKEARPRGFMTAYISNGNATREVLEYIRPWTDLYKIDLKSFRDKNYRSLGGKLENIVNGIQMVHEMGFWLEIVTLIIPGFNDGDEELGDIARFLSGLSPSIPWHVTAFHKDYKMRDPDNTTAETLLRAARIGEAAGLQYIYAGNLPGRVGRYEDTRCPRCQTTLIRRSGYRILEDRLTGRGSCLICGQPIPGVWRPPT
- a CDS encoding 2-oxoacid:acceptor oxidoreductase subunit alpha, which translates into the protein MPTELSRREFSWVLGGPQGGGINASAEIYAKALSHGGLHVFANIEFHSNIMGKHSYYRVTAAPVPVHSHIDEIHMLVALDQESLFGDAPERKHYPSHTGHVHQVARGGGVIYDADLKIDPGRFGRDDINLYPIPFFEVLEEALKEVGKGGQSRKYIVMRNTVALGASIGISGYDEELLFDAIRNEFKGRKAEAAEMNVAAVRAAAAYARSQFKTKPERRLLPVPVESRKDRMLIKGFQAVGIAKLKAGLGMQTYYPISPATDESVYLEQKGPQYQCTVVQCEDEIASINMAIGAAHMGVRAATSTAGPGFALMSEGFGFAAITEAPGPVVFLWQRGGPSTGLPTRTEQADLQFALHPAHGDFPHIVVAPGDIDESFTDSFESFNWADRYQMPVVVLLEKFLASSMFSNDGIDMSKLKIDRGLIHQPVDADGDGYRRHAITADGISPRTIPGMPGGIFSTTSDEHDPEGHITEGIENRIAMMRKRMAKLETAAREIPASSKFTLHGPRQADMTLVAWGATKGAIVDAMSELENDGRSVNFLQIRLMRPFPADAVAAILRNARLTVLIENNYSAQLGALISEQTGIALDHHVLKYDGRPFSRNEIVEGVRSALSEQKKEVMVSHA
- a CDS encoding thiamine pyrophosphate-dependent enzyme — encoded protein: MPEAAAAAPKKFALQEYKTEVHVDWCPGCGDFGILSSIQQALFQLQIPPYKVAMISGIGCSGKTPHYIDTYGLHTLHGRALPVATGAKLANNQLTVVAVGGDGDGYGIGAGYFVNSGRRNVDMTYIVFNNGVYGLTKGQASPTLAKGSKTKSMPEASIQEGVNPIALALGAGYTWIGRGYALDVKNLVSLVVQAISHKGTSFLDVFQTCPVYNDLRTKEWYAGEDIGRTRIRKLDADAKWDPIVKDPASIDEIVEKKGLALRASYETGDSLATGVFYSIQLPTYDEQLAMKVPALKDHPLVDLPLYQRDVDPLFAELA
- a CDS encoding metallophosphoesterase family protein, which codes for MDLRLLAVSDEVEPQLVDERTVAAQGHIDLVIGCGDLPADYLDVLSTVYAAPLLFVRGNHDLPGRQGDYPLAAEIDGRIVREQGLLIAGLEGSIRYSDGPHQYTEGQMMAKVLALRVRLGPRCLDILITHGPPAGVNDATDAPHRGLKAVRRAVEWMRPRLLLHGHIHPYGREIPREAVLGETRVINVVGHRLIELAPR